The Tenebrio molitor chromosome 3, icTenMoli1.1, whole genome shotgun sequence genome contains a region encoding:
- the LOC138125559 gene encoding DNA ligase 4-like, giving the protein MMNFGILCDFFDNVRHTKGTSEKTKLTKTFISALRDQQQDLFPVLRLIIPKLDRDRPSYRIKESKISKLLIKMLGLPHGNDQNVLLKAITGTSSGVDFGDVVYSVLKKYVINKDAGLTIQNINTYLDQIAHRKTDNGLDDLVLNIFRKLSPRNIKWLIQIILKDLKLGISDNHVLNCYHDDGADFYATNSNLKRMCEVLRNPQVKMHELEINLFEPFRPMLSKRCDASNFKKCFPDSKFIVENKFDGERFQLHMEDGKFKYFSRNGFDFTDSYGATFDEGIFTPLLKNVFDSATKRVILDGEMMLWNKKTKCFGSKGMKLDVKKLGEGKYQPCFCVFDVLLHNERVLTNHPLQKRLQVLKNVIKNPVAGTIVVSAYTESQSRQDIVDALNSSIDKNEEGIVVKDPKSVYKCSDRNSGWFKVKMEYFDDVVHDLDVIMMGGCYGANNKINSFFVGVSSGRDTYFSLGKIHSGLNDEQLDMLNDKLKTHGIDFKQFSSKSMNFGKDTPDLYVEPQNACVLQIRATELIRTTNDSVKCPYTLRFPRVLTIREDKPVDECLTMNDLLELTQQNKSVIKLNKRHIELDEIMAKAKKSKRIKLEVVSLEQPKSAGDFLKGKKFYVDSGTETWAVEEIYHSIKKLGGVVSYRLEPDLDVVLIGKVTTKIADLLKKINRFDIIHVDWLRRAMKERKWVDYHQSELFGWGANYRRDTCTNLDEYGIPYAEEVTETSLQHMLRMMEQRDEFYSTNGAVVMGTAQPSFDQYVAYFDKFEKINDPTSKRIYHAFSDEIDFQYYDGTVSKEITPEVNVIVMGKGCDSRRALLEEFLKKKGLSEVKIVMRDDFLSSILKNASTCN; this is encoded by the coding sequence ATGATGAATTTTGGCATTCTGTGTGACTTCTTTGATAACGTGCGACACACGAAGGGCACATCTGAAAAGACTAAATTGACGAAAACATTCATAAGTGCCCTGCGAGATCAACAACAAGATTTGTTTCCAGTTTTGAGGTTAATCATTCCAAAACTGGACCGCGACCGCCCCTCTTACAGAATAAAAGAGTCAAAAATCAGCAAActcttgataaaaatgttAGGCTTACCTCACGGCAACGACCAAAATGTGTTGCTAAAAGCCATCACAGGTACTTCTTCAGGTGTAGATTTTGGCGACGTCGTGTactcagttttaaaaaaatacgtcATCAATAAAGACGCCGGCCTGACCATTCAGAATATAAATACGTATTTGGACCAGATAGCGCACAGGAAGACCGACAACGGGTTAGACGACCtcgttttgaacattttccgAAAGCTGTCCCCAAGAAACATAAAATGGTTAATCCAGATCATCTTGAAAGACTTGAAACTGGGCATCAGCGACAACCACGTCTTGAATTGCTACCACGACGACGGCGCCGACTTCTACGCAACCAACAGCAACTTGAAAAGAATGTGTGAAGTGTTGAGAAACCCCCAGGTGAAGATGCACGAGTTGGAAATCAACCTTTTCGAGCCGTTTCGACCTATGCTGTCGAAACGCTGCGACGCTtccaatttcaaaaaatgtttccccGATTCGAAGTTCATTGTCGAGAATAAATTCGACGGCGAGAGGTTCCAGCTGCACATGGAGGACGGGAAGTTCAAGTATTTTTCGCGAAACGGTTTCGATTTCACCGATTCTTACGGCGCCACATTCGACGAGGGCATTTTCACGCCGCTGCTTAAAAATGTCTTTGATTCGGCGACAAAGCGAGTGATTCTCGACGGCGAAATGATGCTCtggaacaaaaaaacgaaatGTTTTGGGTCCAAAGGGATGAAACTAGATGTGAAAAAACTGGGCGAGGGGAAATATCAACCCTGTTTTTGCGTCTTCGACGTGCTGTTGCACAACGAAAGGGTGTTAACCAATCACCCCTTGCAGAAGAGGCTCCAGGTGTTGAAGAATGTGATAAAAAATCCAGTGGCTGGTACTATCGTGGTGAGCGCTTACACGGAGAGTCAATCCCGACAGGACATCGTCGACGCCCTCAACTCTTCAATCGACAAAAACGAAGAGGGCATCGTGGTGAAGGACCCCAAGTCGGTGTACAAATGCAGCGACAGAAACAGCGGTTGGTTTAAAGTCAAAATGGAGTATTTCGACGACGTCGTCCACGATCTGGACGTGATAATGATGGGGGGTTGCTACGGCGCCAACAACAAAatcaattctttttttgtggGAGTGTCGTCAGGACGCGACACTTATTTCTCGCTAGGGAAGATTCATTCCGGCCTGAACGACGAACAGTTGGACATGCTCAACGACAAACTTAAAACACACGGAATCGACTTCAAACAGTTTTCCTCGAAATCGATGAATTTTGGAAAAGACACCCCCGATCTGTACGTCGAACCCCAAAACGCGTGCGTGTTACAAATCAGAGCGACGGAATTGATAAGAACCACAAACGACAGCGTCAAGTGTCCGTACACGCTCAGGTTTCCAAGAGTGCTAACAATCAGAGAAGACAAACCTGTCGATGAGTGTCTCACGATGAACGATCTCCTGGAGCTGACACAACAAAATAAGTCCGTCATAAAACTGAACAAAAGACACATAGAATTAGACGAGATCATggccaaagcgaagaaatcgaAACGGATTAAATTGGAAGTGGTCAGCTTGGAGCAGCCAAAAAGCGCTGGAGATTTTTTGAAGGGCAAGAAATTTTACGTGGACTCGGGTACAGAGACGTGGGCGGTGGAGGAGATCTACCATTCTATTAAGAAATTAGGAGGGGTGGTTAGTTACCGATTGGAACCAGACCTCGATGTGGTCTTGATAGGCAAAGTCACCACCAAAATAGCCGATCTGTTGAAGAAAATCAACCGGTTTGATATAATCCACGTCGATTGGCTCCGAAGAGCCATGAAGGAAAGGAAGTGGGTGGATTACCACCAGAGCGAATTGTTCGGTTGGGGAGCGAATTATCGTCGAGACACCTGTACGAATCTCGACGAGTACGGCATCCCTTACGCGGAAGAAGTAACGGAGACTTCTCTGCAGCACATGCTACGGATGATGGAACAAAGAGATGAGTTTTACAGTACAAATGGGGCGGTGGTGATGGGCACCGCTCAACCCTCGTTCGATCAGTATGTCGCCTACTTTGACAAGTTCGAGAAGATCAACGATCCGACTTCGAAGCGGATTTACCACGCGTTTTCCGACGAAATAGACTTTCAGTATTACGACGGAACGGTCAGCAAAGAAATTACCCCGGAAGTCAACGTGATAGTGATGGGGAAGGGCTGTGATAGTCGTCGAGCTTTGTTGGAAgagtttttgaaaaagaagGGGCTAAGtgaagttaaaattgttatgaGAGATGACTTTCTtagttcaattttaaaaaatgcatccACCTGTAATTGA